A stretch of the Osmerus mordax isolate fOsmMor3 chromosome 12, fOsmMor3.pri, whole genome shotgun sequence genome encodes the following:
- the sec24b gene encoding protein transport protein Sec24B isoform X3, whose product MSAPGFTNLNTSVGYSLNSTLNGGAASPYQNGSEQNYPSTYPGYPGYYGDTPQHQGHSTIPAQCAPAPNKATITNNDHSANYYHNSHQQPPHPTAVSSVAPTAFGPPQASLHPPPSSPSNPHHPQPFQQPVPYGTSAGYYGQQYHTPHSQHHPQQTNLVSAPPSGPGTPLYPIVSYPSAPGSSQYGTLRSSLATSSPRPVPNLMGAPLHQYPPGNGTSQLGSPAAVHPGYGVAPPGLPPTVNGQGSAGQAPVLQHYDQPGQAPVLQHYDQPGQVPGSRDPYGRVPAGLSDADRTPSGTPAASVHSSPGHQPGMQYGYVANSGSAAPPAPAAPVPSSSSSEEEEDEDEEAGGDTSSSTTGSASPVPASYECLEGGSYPDSSMVPSSDMASHPPPYGYGYPSMQSAYQQAPAPDSSPSHGGYNPGYEYSQPAFPNLSQLSEALGGLSGVPELEMEALMPVNLLQERSLLPPRPLEAPEPNLSSDLRKANCSPQTFRCTLTSVPQTQALLTKARLPLGLLLHPFRDLQQLPVITSNTIVRCRSCRTYINPFVSFLDQRRWKCNLCYRVNDVPDEFMYNPVTRSYGEPHKRPEVQNSTVEFIASSDYMLRPPQPAVYLFVLDVSHNAVESGYLKVFCDSLLENLDKLPGDTRTKVGFLSFDSTIHFYNLQEGLSQPQMLVVSDIDDVFIPSHDSLLVNLKESMELVRDLLSSLPSMFSSTRETHSALGPVLQAAFKLMSPTGGRVSVFQTQLPTLGAGLLQSREDPNQRISTKNVQHLGPATDFYKKLALDCSGQQIGVDLFLLSSQYADLASLACVSKYSAGSVFYYPSFHHLHNAPQREKFQKDLERYLTRKIGFEAVMRIRCTKGLSIHTFHGNFFVRSTDLLSLANVNPDSAFAVQMSIEESLADTSLACFQAALLYTSSKGKRRIRVHTLCLPVVSQLSDVYAGADVQAITCLLANMAIDRSVSSSLSDAREAVLNAVVDSLSAYKNTVSNMQQSGLIAPAALRLFPLYTLALLKQKALRTGTSTRLDERVFSMCEFKSQPLQNIMRMVHPDLYRLDTISDQGALHLNDTVVPQPYLLHLTAQNLSRSGAFLMDCGSVFYLWIGKTCNEIFIRDVLGCPNHASIPPNMTQIPELQTLLSARVRAFLAWLQDCRTFSCILYVLKDEASANTSFFQHLLEDRAESAFSYQETAFSYQEFLLHIQKQMSK is encoded by the exons ATGTCTGCACCGGGGTTTACAAACCTGAACACATCTGTTGGTTACAGCTTGAACTCAACGCTGAATGGTGGAGCAGCATCCCCTTATCAGAATG GTTCAGAACAGAACTACCCCTCCACATATCCTGGCTATCCGGGCTATTATGGAGACACACCTCAACATCAAGGCCACTCCACCATTCCAGCACAGTGTGCCCCTGCCCCTAACAAAGCGACAATCACGAACAATGACCACAGTGCTAACTACTACCACAACAGCCACcagcaacccccccaccccactgctGTCTCCAGTGTAGCCCCCACTGCATTTGGGCCACCCCAAgcttccctccaccctccacccagttCCCCATCAAATCCCCACCATCCACAGCCATTCCAGCAGCCAGTCCCTTACGGCACCTCAGCAGGTTACTACGGACAGCAGTATCACACTCCCCACTCACAGCACCACCCTCAACAGACAAACCTGGTGTCGGCACCACCAAGTGGGCCTGGCACCCCCCTCTACCCCATAGTCTCCTACCCATCTGCACCGGGCAGCAGCCAGTATGGGACGCTACGCTCCTCGCTCGCCACCTCCTCCCCGAGACCCGTTCCAAACCTGATGGGGGCTCCCTTGCACCAGTATCCTCCTGGAAATGGTACCAGCCAGCTGGGGTCCCCGGCAGCGGTGCATCCTGGGTACGGCGTGGCTCCTCCAGGCCTTCCGCCCACAGTGAACGGCCAGGGAAGTGCAG GCCAGGCCCCAGTCCTCCAACACTACGACCAGCCAGGCCAGGCCCCAGTCCTCCAACACTACGACCAGCCAGGCCAAGTCCCAGGATCTCGTGACCCCTACGGACGAGTCCCAGCTGGGCTGTCGGACGCAGACAGGACCCCCTCAGGGACCCCCGCTGCCTCGGTCCACTCGTCCCCCGGACACCAGCCAG gcatGCAGTACGGATATGTAGCTAATAGTGGCTCCGCAGCCCCCCCTGCGCCAGCCGCCCCAGTACCCTCGTCATCCAGctccgaggaagaggaggatgaggatgaggaagcAG GCGGTGACACATCTTCCTCCACCACAGGCAGTGCCTCCCCGGTGCCGGCCAGCTATGAGTGCCTGGAGGGGGGTAGTTACCCAG aCTCCTCCATGGTTCCCTCCAGTGACATGGCCAGCCATCCCCCGCCCTACGGCTACGGCTACCCCAGCATGCAGTCAGCCTATCAGCAAGCACCAGCcccagactcctccccctcccatgggGGCTACAACCCTGGCTACGAGTACTCCCAG cctgccttCCCTAACCTGTCCCAGCTGTCGGAGGCGCTGGGGGGGCTGAGTGGGGTCCCAGAGCTGGAGATGGAGGCCCTGATGCCCGTCAAcctgctgcaggagaggagcCTGCTGCCCCCCCGGCCCCTGGAGGCCCCAGAGCCCAACCTCAGCTCCGACCTGAGGAAGGCCAACTGCAGCCCCCA GACGTTCAGGTGCACCCTGACCAGCGtgccccagacccaggccctgcTCACCAAGGCCAGACTGCCCCTGGGGCTGCTGCTGCACCCCTTCAGAGACCTGCAG CAGCTGCCCGTCATCACGTCCAACACCATTGTGCGCTGCCGTTCCTGCAGGACCTACATCAACCCCTTCGTCTCCTTCCTGGACCAGCGGAGGTGGAAGTGTAACCTCTGTTACCGTGTCAACgatg TCCCAGATGAGTTCATGTACAACCCCGTCACCCGCTCCTACGGAGAACCACACAAGAGGCCGGAGGTGCAGAACTCCACGGTGGAGTTCATAGCCTCTTCAGACTACATG ctccGACCCCCCCAGCCAGCTGTATATCTCTTTGTGCTGGACGTGTCCCATAATGCAGTGGAGTCAGGCTACCTGAAGGTCTTCTGTGATTCGCTTCTGGAAAACCTGGACAA GTTGCCCGGAGACACGCGCACCAAAGTGGGCTTCCTGAGCTTCGACAGCACCATCCACTTCTACAACCTCCAGGagggcctgtcccagccccagaTGCTGGTGGTCTCTGACATCGACG ACGTGTTCATCCCCTCTCACGACAGCCTGCTGGTTAACCTGAAGGAGAGCATGGAG ctggtGAGAGACCTGTTAAGCTCGCTGCCCTCCATGTTCAGCTCCACCAGGGAGACCCACAGCGCCCTGGGACCGGTCCTGCAGGCTGCCTTCAAGCTCATGTCCCCCACCGGGGGGCGTGTGTCCGTGTtccagacccagctcccaaccctgGGCGCAGGGCTGCTGCAGTCCAGAGAGGACCCCAACCAGAGGATCAGCACCAAG aATGTTCAGCACCTGGGCCCGGCCACAGACTTCTACAAGAAGCTGGCACTGGACTGCTCCGGCCAGCAGATCGGAGTGGATCTGTTCCTACTCAGCAGTCAGTATGCTGACCTGGCCTCTTTAG CCTGCGTGTCCAAGTACTCAGCAGGAAGTGTCTTCTACTACCCCTccttccaccacctccacaacGCGCCCCAGCGGGAGAAGTTCCAGAAGGATCTGGAGAGATACCTCACCAGGAAGATCGGCTTCGAGGCCGTCATGAGAATACGCTGCAccaaag GGCTGTCCATCCACACGTTCCACGGGAACTTCTTTGTCCGTTCCACTGACCTGCTGTCCCTGGCCAACGTGAACCCAGACTCGGCCTTCGCTGTCCAGATGTCCATCGAGGAGAGCCTAGCGGACACCTCTCTGGCCTGCTTCCAGGCTGCCCTGCTCTACACCTCCAGTAAAG GGAAGAGGCGTATCCGGGTCCACACCCTGTGCCTGCCGGTGGTCAGCCAGCTGAGCGATGTGTACGCTGGGGCAGACGTCCAGGCCATCACCTGCCTGCTGGCCAACATGG ccatcGACCGCTCGGTGTCGTCCAGTCTGTCGGACGCCCGGGAGGCGGTGCTGAACGCGGTGGTGGACTCCCTGAGCGCCTACAAGAACACCGTGTCCAACATGCAGCAGTCTGGGCTCATCGCCCCCGCCGCCCTGCGCCTCTTCCCCCTCTACACTCTGGCCCTGCTCAAGCAG AAAGCCCTGAGGACAGGCACCAGCACTCGTCTGGATGAGAGGGTGTTCTCCATGTGTGAGTTTAAGAGCCAGCCCCTGCAGAACATCATGCGCATGGTCCACCCTGACCTCTACCGCCTGGACACCATCTCAGACCAG ggggcgctgcACCTGAACGACACGGTGGTCCCTCAGCCgtacctcctccacctgacGGCCCAGAACCTCTCCAGGAGCGGAGCTTTCCTCATGGACTGTGGCAGC GTGTTTTACCTGTGGATAGGGAAGACCTGTAATGAGATATTCATCCGGGATGTTCTGGGCTGTCCAAACCACGCTTCCATACCTCCCAACATG ACTCAGATTCCAGAGCTGCAGACTCTGCTGTCTGCGAGGGTGCGTGCGTTCCTGGCCTGGCTGCAGGATTGCAGAACCTTCAGCTGCATACTCTACGTGCTGAA GGACGAGGCTTCAGCCAACACCAGCTTCTTCCAGCACCTGCTGGAGGACAGAGCGGAGTCTGCCTTCTCCTACCAGGAGACGGCCTTCTCCTACCAGGAGTTCCTGCTGCACATCCAGAAGCAGATGTCCAAGTAG